In a genomic window of Dyadobacter fermentans DSM 18053:
- a CDS encoding MarC family protein produces the protein MFNFKEIISVTLILFSVIDVLGSLPIIVDFRRKLGKIESEKTTIVAGAIMVIFLFLGERLLSLFGVDIASFAIAGAIILFLLGLEMILGRDIFKHGNIDVGVASIVPIAFPMIAGAATMTTLLSLRSTYQIQNILVGIVLNLFFIYLVLKSSNWLERKLGQGGTDILRKVFGIILLAISIKLFKTNLSM, from the coding sequence ATGTTCAATTTCAAGGAAATCATCTCCGTCACGCTGATCCTCTTTTCGGTGATCGATGTGCTTGGCTCATTGCCTATTATCGTCGATTTCCGCAGGAAACTCGGCAAGATCGAGTCCGAGAAAACGACCATCGTTGCCGGAGCCATTATGGTGATATTCCTGTTTTTGGGCGAGCGGTTACTAAGCCTTTTTGGCGTCGATATCGCCTCATTTGCCATCGCGGGGGCCATTATCCTGTTTTTGCTGGGGCTCGAAATGATCCTGGGAAGGGACATTTTCAAGCACGGAAATATCGACGTGGGCGTGGCATCCATCGTCCCCATCGCATTCCCGATGATCGCGGGCGCGGCCACAATGACGACATTACTTTCGCTCCGCTCGACCTACCAGATCCAGAACATCCTGGTAGGCATCGTGCTGAACCTCTTTTTTATTTACCTCGTATTAAAATCATCGAACTGGCTCGAAAGGAAGCTGGGGCAGGGCGGTACGGATATTCTTCGTAAAGTATTCGGAATCATTCTGTTGGCTATATCTATTAAGCTTTTCAAAACCAACCTTTCGATGTAA
- a CDS encoding aminotransferase class V-fold PLP-dependent enzyme: MITFYPGPSKVYPEVEQFISEAFASGLISANHRSEVFMQLLEKTIADLKAKLDIPAGYEVYLVSSATECWEIIAQSLLIDSSLHIYNGAFGEKWMEYTHRISLRTSDAAFGLNETLLMDRSAVFSRNELICVTHNETSNGTKIPEDFLLDIRKKVDNLIAVDATSSMAGVVLPWENADVWYASVQKCFGLPAGLAVMVVSPKAIERAIQVGERKHYNSLLFIRDNFLKFQTPFTPNILGIYLLGKVMQQVPAIEQTDKQTRRRAHDWYAFLLENGYELVVENTAVRSDTVIAVRETKERISELKGAAKREGITLGNGYGKEKDTSFRIANFPAISDAEIATLKAFLVKMAAY; the protein is encoded by the coding sequence ATGATCACCTTTTATCCAGGACCCAGCAAGGTTTATCCAGAGGTCGAACAATTCATTTCGGAGGCATTTGCCAGCGGTTTGATCAGCGCCAACCATCGCAGCGAGGTCTTTATGCAGTTGCTCGAAAAAACGATCGCGGACCTAAAAGCGAAACTGGACATTCCGGCTGGTTACGAAGTGTACCTCGTGTCGTCGGCCACCGAATGCTGGGAAATCATCGCGCAATCGCTGCTCATCGATTCCAGCCTGCATATTTACAACGGCGCATTCGGCGAAAAATGGATGGAATATACCCACCGCATTTCGCTGCGGACGAGCGACGCGGCGTTCGGCCTCAACGAAACGTTGCTCATGGACCGTTCCGCTGTGTTTTCACGCAATGAACTGATTTGCGTCACGCATAACGAAACGTCCAACGGGACCAAAATACCCGAGGACTTCCTGCTCGACATTCGTAAGAAAGTCGATAACCTGATCGCCGTGGACGCAACTTCTTCCATGGCCGGGGTGGTCTTGCCCTGGGAGAATGCGGATGTGTGGTATGCGTCGGTGCAGAAATGTTTCGGATTACCGGCCGGTTTGGCGGTGATGGTCGTTTCGCCGAAGGCTATCGAGCGGGCGATCCAGGTGGGAGAACGGAAGCATTACAATAGCCTGCTGTTTATACGCGATAACTTTTTGAAGTTTCAGACACCCTTTACCCCCAATATCCTCGGTATTTATCTGCTCGGAAAGGTAATGCAACAGGTCCCGGCCATTGAGCAAACGGACAAGCAGACCCGCCGGCGCGCGCACGATTGGTATGCATTCCTGCTCGAAAACGGTTATGAGCTGGTTGTTGAAAACACGGCGGTACGTTCCGATACGGTCATTGCCGTCAGGGAAACGAAAGAGCGGATTTCGGAGCTGAAAGGCGCTGCGAAAAGGGAGGGCATCACGCTTGGTAACGGCTATGGCAAAGAGAAGGATACCAGCTTCCGGATTGCCAACTTCCCGGCTATCAGCGATGCGGAAATCGCGACGTTGAAGGCTTTTTTGGTGAAAATGGCCGCGTATTGA
- the dapA gene encoding 4-hydroxy-tetrahydrodipicolinate synthase, producing the protein MPLDQRFKGVGAALITPFDEQNEIDYPGLKRLIDLVTEGGTDYLVVQGTTGESPTVTSKEKREILAFTIENNYKKLPIVYGIGSNNTQSVLNTIKETDFTGVDAILSVCPYYNKPTQEGIIAHFTAIADASPVPVLLYNVPGRTVINMKADTIVKLAAHPNIIGIKDAGGSLEQSMELAARAPEDFLLLSGDDNLVTTMVSVGWHGVISVIANAFPKEFGELTWAALEGRFKDAAKLQLAFLEFDTLLYIESNPVGIKKCLEIKGICSSDVRLPLLKASKELGEKLEKAMVREGFI; encoded by the coding sequence ATGCCATTGGACCAACGTTTCAAAGGGGTAGGAGCGGCGCTGATCACACCTTTTGATGAACAAAATGAGATTGATTATCCGGGTCTGAAAAGACTGATCGACCTGGTCACGGAAGGTGGTACCGACTACCTCGTTGTACAAGGAACAACTGGCGAGTCGCCAACGGTTACTTCCAAGGAAAAGCGTGAGATCCTGGCATTTACAATCGAAAATAACTACAAAAAGCTGCCGATCGTTTACGGTATCGGAAGCAACAATACCCAGTCGGTACTGAATACAATTAAGGAAACCGATTTTACCGGCGTGGATGCGATCCTGTCTGTTTGTCCTTATTATAACAAACCCACGCAGGAAGGCATTATCGCGCATTTTACGGCAATTGCCGATGCTTCGCCGGTTCCGGTACTTTTATACAACGTTCCGGGCCGCACGGTAATCAATATGAAGGCGGATACGATCGTGAAACTGGCGGCTCATCCGAATATTATCGGTATCAAAGACGCCGGCGGAAGCCTCGAACAAAGCATGGAACTCGCTGCCCGTGCGCCGGAGGACTTTTTGCTGCTTTCGGGTGATGATAACCTCGTGACCACCATGGTGAGCGTAGGCTGGCATGGCGTTATTTCGGTGATTGCCAATGCATTCCCGAAAGAATTCGGCGAACTCACCTGGGCTGCACTCGAAGGCCGTTTTAAAGACGCTGCCAAATTGCAGCTCGCATTTCTGGAATTCGATACCTTGCTTTACATTGAATCTAACCCCGTTGGGATCAAGAAGTGTCTGGAAATCAAAGGCATTTGCAGCTCCGATGTACGTTTGCCGTTGCTGAAAGCGTCGAAAGAACTGGGCGAGAAGTTGGAGAAGGCGATGGTTCGCGAAGGGTTTATCTGA
- a CDS encoding nucleoside triphosphate pyrophosphohydrolase family protein: MQQLDSLNQVADFHRTFKHPILETPTIPSEERSRLRVALLAEELKELEVAILEKDIVEVADALCDLQYVLSGAVLEFGLGEKFRTLFDEVQRSNMSKACNSMEEAEATVAHYQAKGTDCYFKEDNGKYLVYRTADDKTLKNINYSPADLASIIG, from the coding sequence ATGCAACAACTGGATAGCCTTAATCAAGTCGCGGATTTTCACAGAACTTTCAAACACCCGATCCTGGAAACGCCGACGATCCCCTCCGAAGAAAGAAGCCGCCTGCGCGTGGCATTGCTCGCCGAGGAATTGAAGGAGCTGGAAGTTGCGATCCTCGAAAAGGACATTGTGGAGGTGGCCGACGCCCTTTGCGACCTGCAATACGTGCTTTCCGGCGCGGTGCTGGAATTCGGGCTGGGCGAGAAGTTCCGGACGCTGTTCGACGAAGTGCAGCGCTCGAATATGTCCAAAGCGTGCAACTCGATGGAAGAAGCCGAAGCGACTGTGGCGCATTACCAGGCCAAAGGCACGGATTGCTATTTCAAGGAAGATAATGGCAAATACCTCGTGTACCGCACGGCCGACGACAAGACTTTGAAAAACATCAATTATTCGCCGGCTGACCTGGCGTCGATTATCGGTTAG
- a CDS encoding inorganic pyrophosphatase: MIANVHKAHPWHGIPMGDKAPELVTAFIEIVPTDTVKYEIDKATGYLKIDRPQKYSNIVPALYGFIPKTYCADKIAALARERSGRDVTEGDGDPLDIIVLCEKIISHGNIMCEAKPIGGIRLIDGGEADDKIIAVLKGDEVYGQFNDLSELPDGIVERLKHYFLTYKNLPGEKAHIEITNVYGKEEAHEVILTSVEDYKHSYY; the protein is encoded by the coding sequence ATGATCGCTAACGTACACAAGGCACATCCGTGGCACGGAATTCCAATGGGTGATAAGGCACCCGAATTAGTTACTGCATTTATTGAGATTGTTCCTACCGATACCGTAAAGTACGAAATTGACAAGGCCACCGGTTACCTTAAAATCGACCGCCCTCAGAAATATTCGAACATCGTTCCTGCATTGTACGGCTTCATTCCCAAAACCTATTGCGCGGATAAAATCGCCGCATTGGCGCGTGAGCGTTCCGGTCGCGATGTGACCGAAGGTGATGGTGACCCGCTGGATATCATTGTATTGTGCGAAAAAATCATTTCACACGGTAACATCATGTGCGAAGCGAAGCCTATCGGCGGTATTCGTCTGATCGACGGCGGAGAGGCAGATGACAAGATCATCGCCGTGCTGAAAGGCGACGAAGTGTACGGTCAGTTCAACGACCTGAGCGAACTGCCCGACGGTATCGTGGAGCGTTTGAAGCACTACTTCCTGACTTACAAAAACCTGCCTGGCGAGAAAGCGCACATTGAAATTACCAATGTGTACGGGAAGGAAGAGGCGCACGAAGTGATCCTCACGTCGGTAGAAGATTACAAGCATTCCTATTATTGA
- a CDS encoding glycosyltransferase family 2 protein yields MTDQAIQISVVIPLYNEEESLPELCEWIARVMDENHFTYEVLLMDDGSRDRSWEVIQRLSQENPNVRGIRFVRNYGKTAALQTGFQAVKGNVVITMDADLQDSPDEIPELYSLIVNDRYDLISGWKKKRYDPITKTIPTKLFNAATRQISGVHLHDFNCGLKAYRKDVVKNITIYGEMHRYIPVIAKWNGFAKIGEKVVQHRARKYGHTKFGLERFIFGFLDLLSIAFVNKFGRRPMHLFGSLGTLMFFLGSLIAMWLIGKKIYNIYNLLPYRNVTENPLFFLALVAVTVGSQLFLAGFLGELFVKQAVSKTGDYTIAEKAGL; encoded by the coding sequence ATGACCGACCAAGCTATCCAGATTTCCGTTGTTATCCCGCTTTATAATGAAGAAGAGTCGCTGCCCGAGCTATGCGAGTGGATTGCGAGGGTTATGGACGAAAATCATTTCACGTACGAGGTCCTGCTCATGGATGATGGCAGCAGGGACCGCTCCTGGGAGGTGATACAACGGCTTTCACAGGAAAACCCCAATGTGCGCGGCATCCGTTTTGTGAGGAATTATGGCAAAACAGCCGCATTGCAAACCGGTTTTCAGGCGGTAAAAGGGAATGTGGTAATCACGATGGATGCCGATTTGCAGGACAGTCCGGACGAAATACCGGAACTGTACAGTTTGATCGTCAACGACCGTTATGACCTCATTTCGGGCTGGAAGAAAAAGCGCTACGACCCCATCACGAAAACGATCCCTACGAAGCTTTTTAATGCGGCCACGCGCCAGATCTCCGGCGTGCACCTGCACGACTTCAACTGTGGCTTAAAGGCTTACCGCAAGGATGTCGTCAAGAATATCACTATTTATGGAGAAATGCACCGCTACATCCCGGTGATTGCGAAATGGAATGGATTCGCGAAGATCGGGGAGAAGGTGGTGCAGCACCGGGCACGCAAATACGGTCACACAAAATTCGGCCTCGAACGGTTCATTTTTGGCTTTCTGGATTTGCTTTCGATCGCCTTTGTGAATAAGTTTGGACGGAGACCGATGCATTTGTTCGGCAGTCTGGGAACTCTTATGTTTTTTCTTGGAAGCCTTATAGCAATGTGGTTGATCGGGAAAAAAATATATAACATTTACAATTTGTTGCCTTACCGGAATGTTACCGAAAATCCGCTGTTCTTTCTGGCGCTGGTGGCGGTGACGGTAGGCTCTCAATTATTTCTCGCAGGATTTTTGGGTGAATTGTTTGTAAAGCAAGCTGTTTCAAAAACAGGAGACTACACGATTGCCGAGAAAGCAGGATTGTAG
- a CDS encoding NUDIX hydrolase: protein MRLDILKQYQAQTKCLVALDSIIFGFDGEELKLLLVKRGIEDEHHTWSLMGGWVQPDESLEGASSRILFELTNLTDIYLEQLYTFGSPQRDPVERTVSVAYFALINVEDYDHKISKNFEAQWFSMQELPKLLFDHGMMVEMAIQHLRYKASQHPIGFELLPEKFTIPQLQKLYEAIFGTELDKRNFSRKLLSTNLLIKLDEKQKGYSKKGAYFYKIDEEKYKKQFNTFLNFLPGSAS, encoded by the coding sequence GTGCGATTAGATATTTTAAAGCAATACCAGGCCCAGACGAAATGTCTGGTTGCGCTGGATTCTATCATTTTTGGTTTTGATGGCGAAGAGCTCAAATTGTTGTTGGTAAAAAGGGGCATTGAAGACGAGCATCACACATGGTCGCTTATGGGCGGCTGGGTACAACCCGACGAAAGCCTCGAAGGCGCATCGTCCCGCATCCTGTTTGAATTGACCAATCTCACCGACATTTACCTCGAACAACTTTACACATTCGGAAGTCCCCAGCGCGATCCCGTTGAGCGAACGGTGTCAGTCGCCTATTTCGCACTCATTAATGTGGAGGATTACGACCATAAGATTTCCAAAAACTTCGAAGCGCAGTGGTTTTCGATGCAGGAATTGCCTAAGCTGCTCTTTGACCACGGCATGATGGTCGAAATGGCTATTCAGCACCTGCGTTACAAGGCCTCGCAGCACCCGATCGGCTTCGAATTGCTGCCTGAAAAGTTCACGATTCCCCAGTTGCAGAAATTGTACGAAGCGATTTTCGGAACGGAGCTGGATAAGCGCAATTTTAGCCGTAAACTCTTGTCAACCAACTTGTTGATAAAACTGGACGAGAAGCAGAAAGGCTATTCCAAAAAGGGCGCGTATTTCTACAAAATCGACGAGGAGAAATATAAAAAGCAGTTTAATACCTTCCTGAACTTCCTGCCGGGAAGCGCTTCTTAG
- a CDS encoding ribonuclease H1 domain-containing protein → MKKTKFYVVWQGRKTGVFTDWKECEAQIKGFEDARYKSFDSLQEAEAAIQRNYWEFVAKKDSKPAVQEPPANVGRPIKNSIAVDAAWNTATGDMEYQGVYYATGDRIFLQGPFKDGTNNIGEFLAIVHALAYLQKKESDLPIYTDSKTAMAWIKKKHANTNLALTPRNKPLFEMLQRAERWLATNTYPNRILKWETEYWGENPADFGRK, encoded by the coding sequence TTGAAAAAGACAAAGTTCTACGTCGTCTGGCAGGGCCGGAAAACCGGGGTTTTTACCGATTGGAAGGAGTGTGAGGCGCAGATTAAGGGCTTCGAGGATGCGCGCTACAAGTCGTTCGACTCGTTGCAGGAGGCCGAGGCGGCCATTCAGCGGAATTACTGGGAATTTGTAGCCAAAAAGGATAGCAAACCCGCCGTCCAGGAACCGCCTGCTAATGTAGGCCGACCGATTAAAAACAGCATTGCCGTAGATGCGGCCTGGAACACGGCTACCGGCGACATGGAATACCAGGGCGTGTATTACGCCACCGGCGACCGCATTTTCCTGCAAGGGCCGTTTAAAGACGGCACCAATAATATCGGCGAGTTTCTGGCGATCGTGCATGCCTTGGCCTATTTGCAGAAAAAGGAAAGCGACCTGCCGATTTACACGGATTCTAAAACGGCGATGGCCTGGATTAAAAAGAAACACGCCAATACCAATCTGGCTTTGACCCCACGGAACAAGCCGCTTTTTGAAATGTTGCAGCGCGCCGAACGATGGCTTGCAACAAACACTTACCCCAACAGGATATTGAAATGGGAGACGGAATATTGGGGCGAAAATCCGGCTGATTTTGGACGAAAATAA
- the pepT gene encoding peptidase T has product MSSVLERFLRYVQIDTQSDPNSETFPSTAKQRNLSNLLAEELRALGVADAHVDEHGYVYATIPSNSDKADIPVICFCSHVDTSPDVTGENVKPIVHRNWDGSDIILPDDNMQVLRIGELHDLDQQIGNDIVTASGTTLLGADNKAGVAEIMAAAEHLLANPQLKHGDIKILFTPDEEVGRGTEKVDLQKLGADFGYTVDGEAIGTLEDETFSADGVKITIHGVSTHPGYAIGKLENALKIAAEILARLPKDRLSPETTQDKEGFIHPVQMEGIQEKAVLNFIIRDFTVAGLHEKEDFLKGIMEDVLKEYPNSTAEFKVQEQYRNMKEVLDQRPEVIQNALTAMERVGLNPIQRSIRGGTDGSRLSFMGLPCPNIFAGEHAFHSKLEWVSVQDMEKAVEVIVSLAGVWEEKKF; this is encoded by the coding sequence ATGAGCTCTGTTCTCGAACGCTTCCTGCGTTATGTGCAAATAGACACGCAGTCGGACCCTAACTCGGAAACATTTCCCAGCACTGCCAAGCAGCGTAACCTGAGCAACCTGCTCGCCGAAGAACTTCGCGCGCTGGGCGTTGCGGACGCGCATGTGGACGAGCATGGGTACGTGTATGCGACGATCCCGTCGAATTCCGATAAAGCGGACATTCCGGTGATCTGTTTCTGCTCGCACGTGGACACATCGCCGGACGTTACCGGCGAAAATGTGAAGCCGATCGTTCACCGGAACTGGGACGGCTCCGACATAATCCTGCCGGACGATAACATGCAGGTTTTGCGGATAGGAGAGCTGCACGATCTCGACCAGCAGATCGGGAACGACATTGTTACCGCCAGCGGCACCACATTGTTGGGCGCTGACAATAAGGCGGGCGTGGCCGAAATCATGGCCGCGGCCGAACATTTGCTCGCTAATCCGCAGCTGAAACACGGGGATATCAAAATCCTCTTCACACCGGACGAGGAAGTAGGCCGAGGCACCGAAAAAGTCGATTTGCAAAAGCTGGGCGCCGATTTCGGATACACTGTGGACGGCGAGGCGATCGGGACATTGGAAGATGAAACGTTTTCAGCCGATGGCGTGAAAATCACCATTCACGGTGTAAGTACGCACCCGGGTTACGCGATCGGCAAGCTGGAAAATGCATTGAAAATCGCTGCTGAAATATTGGCAAGACTTCCGAAAGACAGACTTTCGCCCGAAACCACGCAGGATAAGGAGGGCTTTATTCATCCGGTGCAAATGGAAGGGATTCAGGAAAAAGCAGTGCTGAACTTCATTATCCGCGATTTTACCGTTGCAGGCCTGCATGAAAAAGAGGATTTTCTGAAAGGCATTATGGAAGATGTTTTGAAAGAATACCCCAATTCGACCGCCGAATTTAAAGTCCAGGAACAGTACCGGAACATGAAAGAAGTGCTCGACCAGCGCCCGGAAGTGATCCAAAACGCATTGACGGCCATGGAACGGGTAGGTTTAAATCCCATCCAACGCAGCATCCGCGGAGGCACCGACGGCTCGCGCCTCTCATTCATGGGCCTGCCCTGCCCGAACATCTTCGCCGGCGAACACGCATTCCACTCCAAGCTGGAATGGGTATCGGTGCAGGATATGGAGAAGGCGGTGGAGGTCATCGTCAGTTTGGCGGGCGTTTGGGAGGAGAAGAAATTTTGA
- a CDS encoding tRNA1(Val) (adenine(37)-N6)-methyltransferase, with product MPRNAHFRFKQFTVRQDQCAMKVCTDACVLGAWADVEDADRILDIGAGTGLLSLMVAQRNTYAMIDAVEIDAEAFYQAGENVEQSPFHDRITLFHSAVQEFVSEHRYDVIITNPPFFQSDLLSPIDKKNIAHHAKSLDFEELLTAIERLLKPEGKFNILFPVDEGSRFAEKAAHAGWKLTRKLTLFHQEDKKAFRLLMRFERAEVAHNVIVEPDLYIYEKDGVTHDPRFRELLKAFYLKF from the coding sequence ATGCCCCGCAACGCCCATTTCCGTTTCAAGCAGTTCACGGTCCGGCAGGACCAGTGTGCGATGAAAGTGTGTACCGACGCCTGCGTCCTCGGCGCATGGGCGGATGTGGAGGACGCCGACCGCATTCTCGACATAGGGGCCGGAACGGGCCTGCTCTCGCTCATGGTTGCGCAGCGCAACACGTACGCGATGATCGACGCTGTGGAAATTGATGCGGAGGCGTTTTACCAGGCCGGTGAAAATGTGGAACAAAGTCCGTTTCACGACCGCATTACGCTTTTCCATTCGGCGGTGCAAGAATTTGTGTCCGAGCACCGGTATGACGTGATCATTACCAACCCGCCGTTTTTCCAGTCGGACCTGCTTTCGCCGATTGATAAGAAGAATATCGCCCATCATGCCAAATCCCTTGATTTTGAGGAATTACTGACGGCTATTGAGCGGCTTTTGAAGCCGGAAGGTAAATTCAACATTCTTTTTCCGGTAGACGAAGGCAGTCGCTTCGCAGAGAAAGCGGCACATGCTGGCTGGAAACTGACCCGGAAACTGACATTGTTTCATCAGGAAGACAAAAAAGCATTCCGCCTGCTGATGCGCTTTGAGCGTGCGGAAGTTGCTCATAATGTGATCGTTGAGCCTGACTTGTATATTTATGAAAAAGATGGTGTGACGCATGATCCGCGTTTCAGGGAATTGCTAAAAGCTTTTTATTTGAAATTTTGA